A single genomic interval of Shewanella halotolerans harbors:
- a CDS encoding universal stress protein produces the protein MDSYQRLLVVVDEHDFSLKAVSRAVYLASKTHAAIIVMMLEHSHFVNRLVDTFEADANEVQSQPLTKERKLSCLNAFISQAAQSGLSISKASIACHCSDDVLQFCDDFKVDAVILAASRHKLWNWLTIKPLDVRLIRESSRPVVVVKDHLWQPGGHILSLVEPCADDVTHRALNDAVLQTSEHFSQLLAGDCHLIDCYYGETPSISFHQALAPANDENFHLQQMSNYSSRYHLQPKGTTVSNHHLHLAKSLPEDAIESLAKEVDSELVIVGDTGNGSMFSNMCGHVGEQVIDRIQCDLLVVKPQGAHAI, from the coding sequence ATGGATAGCTATCAGAGACTTTTAGTGGTTGTTGATGAACACGATTTTAGTTTAAAGGCCGTTTCCCGTGCCGTGTATTTGGCCAGTAAAACCCATGCGGCAATCATAGTGATGATGTTAGAGCACAGCCATTTCGTCAATCGTCTGGTGGACACCTTCGAGGCCGATGCCAATGAGGTGCAGTCCCAACCCCTGACCAAGGAGCGTAAGCTGAGTTGCTTAAATGCCTTTATCAGTCAGGCCGCCCAATCGGGACTTTCCATCTCCAAGGCGTCTATCGCCTGTCATTGTAGCGACGATGTACTGCAGTTTTGCGACGATTTCAAGGTGGATGCGGTGATCTTGGCCGCCTCGCGCCATAAGCTATGGAACTGGCTGACCATCAAACCGTTGGATGTGCGGCTGATCCGCGAGTCTTCCCGCCCCGTGGTGGTGGTTAAGGACCACCTGTGGCAACCCGGCGGGCATATTCTCTCTCTGGTTGAGCCCTGTGCCGATGATGTCACCCACAGGGCGCTCAATGACGCCGTGCTGCAGACCTCGGAGCATTTCTCTCAGCTGTTGGCGGGGGATTGTCATCTGATCGATTGCTACTATGGTGAGACACCAAGCATCTCTTTCCACCAGGCGCTGGCGCCTGCCAATGATGAAAATTTCCATCTGCAGCAGATGTCCAACTACTCCAGTCGTTATCATCTGCAGCCAAAGGGGACCACGGTGAGCAATCATCATCTTCATCTGGCCAAGTCACTGCCGGAAGATGCTATCGAGTCCTTAGCCAAGGAGGTGGATTCTGAGCTGGTGATCGTCGGCGATACCGGCAATGGCAGCATGTTTTCTAACATGTGCGGCCATGTGGGGGAGCAGGTGATCGACAGGATCCAATGCGATCTCTTGGTCGTTAAGCCCCAAGGCGCTCACGCCATCTAG
- a CDS encoding YdbL family protein encodes MKSKILLLMAGLLLSLNAFAISLQDAKAQGLVGEQVNGYLGVVVNNSEASALAKSVNAKRKAHYEKIARKNQISVDDVAKLAAEKAIAATAKGHYIQTPQGKWVKK; translated from the coding sequence ATGAAAAGCAAAATACTCCTCCTCATGGCCGGACTTCTTCTCAGCCTCAATGCCTTCGCCATCTCGTTGCAAGACGCCAAGGCGCAAGGATTAGTGGGCGAACAGGTCAACGGCTATCTAGGTGTGGTGGTCAACAATAGTGAAGCCAGCGCCCTGGCCAAGTCGGTCAACGCCAAGCGCAAGGCGCACTACGAAAAGATCGCCCGCAAGAACCAGATCAGCGTAGATGATGTGGCCAAGCTGGCCGCCGAGAAGGCGATAGCGGCTACCGCCAAGGGCCATTATATTCAGACTCCCCAAGGAAAATGGGTCAAGAAATAA
- a CDS encoding YnbE family lipoprotein, whose product MGGCTPTVKIEPPEKPIVINLNVKIEHEIKIKVDKELDELINNDELF is encoded by the coding sequence ATGGGCGGCTGCACGCCAACGGTCAAGATAGAGCCACCTGAGAAGCCTATCGTTATCAACCTTAACGTTAAGATTGAACATGAGATCAAGATTAAGGTGGATAAAGAGCTCGATGAGCTGATCAACAACGATGAACTCTTCTAA
- a CDS encoding YdbH domain-containing protein: MSRRFFTSRSIKWIAGAMALSLLLLLLFVLVASQLEYLVKRLANPYLADAGISIESLRLSTNDLMALKLPMALLKVDSNLVRLDDLELTLAEDWQSAPMGLTQIDSLSVRRAEVSLSQDYFDNLGREQASGASSALNLGALPQIALGEVSFNLLAKQASASKIQPLGLKLDYLNLDNQGQLTGALSFYQAPLLSLAATLEKTRWQLESRLEFEPLGRLIGELSMLTSTAAPSEQDPDTSAKQQASNVSEASGVSEAPATSLSKAPALVTALHDVNERLTEIFSLSGSLNSRGELDLIKGELHSSHEFDGLNIKLKRLGGQPLSPELSIAVTGLGHAKQDGTNISQSRQTQLSHAQSNQAQSSQSMILELNGPLNDLHLTLSPTLVTSNTSLRQLGELAGESELVTALLTALEAQSLDEQAHDKKAHDKQAHDKRSAGQQTTKLSLELGQEMNGEDALDFSLQDADLKLGALTAKIETQGLVLSAKLEKARLEKNPESKPTSAWLLTGNWQLDAELKQPLCLTLPPYPQTIVSCETEANDDTQIGIETPIDNRLNLAKANLQLEGELDARQADATDDLPGNRSINLTLAGELNLAQPEFNQRDLKVGARRITTEIPAPLNFSLNTGPELKLNLDWQGLKVAIDGHHLSWPAMQEMANKEPKAQLTSEQTRTSFGAGHFTFSPDKPLVAELTSFRSVTHSPHLRLPEATMADTSKIERAAKPLERELTASEFVLEAAQPLRLDAQALVIPPVGLKVIKLAASEQKAVQGKGQEQAQAQVKTTQVKTTQVRTTRVNLDELSLATQSIALTPGATKAGKEAESAAATLSQSTLSLSPDALLASPWLSEVNYQLTNLKVSEESVRLNKLRRKTLLKLPSTSLSQSLQWQGALQTSGSSGTKSYSGPVAEPSIILIQSEHDGLVKDPSPGYQLATEERWNLDGLPFYSEHHLALTHSLKPSRLTGELTLASDANELMKRVTHMQGTSLENPLIGDINLTSQHSLNWRGDKMDFAFALTPEVKLSEGSYNALPFEQAEFTGQCQLDGVKAPRSQTAKLACEPLSLKVAAFNPGVLITDINAHAKLKLDLTQGEMEAALGAQTGAALALSGADVKLDARANTLGGEILLPIFNLNLGAPSSAYLVLQGLDLEQLLAAQPQTGIYADGIFDGVLPVQLEHGQVSITNGQLAARAPGGLIKVDDNPAVLQMRLSQPYLDFAFSALEELHYTQLSSSFDMAPNGDALLKVQVKGRAKDIERPIHLNYAQEENMLQLLKSLQIGDRLQTEIERAMAN; this comes from the coding sequence ATGTCGCGACGTTTTTTTACCTCCCGCAGCATAAAATGGATAGCCGGCGCAATGGCGCTGTCCCTGCTGCTATTGCTGCTCTTCGTGCTAGTGGCGAGTCAATTGGAATACCTGGTTAAACGTCTCGCTAATCCCTATCTGGCTGATGCTGGCATTAGCATAGAAAGTCTGCGCTTAAGCACCAACGATCTGATGGCGCTCAAGCTGCCCATGGCGCTGCTTAAGGTCGATAGCAACCTGGTGAGACTCGACGATCTTGAGCTCACACTCGCCGAAGACTGGCAATCGGCGCCAATGGGTCTCACCCAGATAGACTCGCTTTCGGTGCGCCGCGCCGAGGTATCACTGAGCCAGGACTATTTCGATAATCTAGGTCGTGAGCAAGCATCAGGCGCCAGCAGTGCCCTCAACCTGGGCGCCCTTCCGCAGATCGCCTTGGGCGAAGTCAGCTTCAACCTGTTAGCCAAACAAGCTAGCGCCTCAAAGATACAACCCCTGGGCCTCAAGCTGGATTATCTTAACCTGGATAATCAAGGTCAGCTTACCGGCGCCCTCAGCTTCTATCAGGCACCCCTGCTGAGCCTTGCGGCGACACTCGAGAAGACCCGCTGGCAACTCGAGAGTAGGCTCGAATTCGAGCCCCTTGGCCGCCTCATCGGCGAGCTCAGCATGCTCACCTCGACCGCCGCCCCAAGTGAACAAGATCCAGACACGTCAGCTAAGCAACAGGCATCTAATGTTTCAGAGGCGTCTGGCGTTTCAGAGGCACCGGCTACAAGCCTTTCAAAGGCACCTGCATTAGTCACGGCCCTGCATGATGTTAATGAGCGTTTAACCGAAATTTTTTCCCTAAGCGGCAGCCTCAACTCCCGCGGCGAGTTAGACCTTATCAAGGGAGAACTTCACTCAAGCCATGAATTTGATGGGCTTAACATCAAGCTGAAACGGCTTGGTGGTCAGCCGCTATCGCCAGAGCTAAGCATTGCAGTGACGGGCCTGGGACATGCCAAACAAGACGGCACGAATATCAGTCAGTCCCGTCAAACTCAATTAAGTCATGCACAATCCAATCAGGCTCAGTCCAGTCAGAGCATGATACTTGAACTGAATGGCCCCCTTAACGATCTGCATTTAACGCTGTCGCCAACTTTGGTCACCAGCAACACATCGCTGAGGCAGCTTGGAGAACTGGCAGGTGAATCTGAGCTGGTCACCGCCCTACTCACGGCGCTTGAGGCTCAATCTCTAGATGAGCAAGCACATGATAAGAAGGCTCATGATAAGCAGGCACATGATAAGCGCTCAGCCGGTCAACAAACCACCAAGCTCTCCCTGGAGCTTGGCCAAGAGATGAATGGTGAAGATGCGCTCGATTTTTCGCTCCAAGATGCAGACTTGAAGCTAGGAGCTCTCACCGCCAAGATTGAAACTCAGGGATTAGTGCTATCAGCCAAGCTTGAAAAGGCTAGGCTGGAAAAAAATCCTGAATCGAAGCCAACTTCAGCCTGGCTGCTCACCGGTAACTGGCAACTTGATGCAGAGCTTAAACAGCCGCTGTGTCTAACCCTGCCCCCCTATCCACAGACGATTGTCAGCTGCGAAACAGAAGCTAATGATGACACGCAAATAGGTATTGAAACGCCCATAGACAATCGCCTCAATCTTGCCAAAGCCAATCTACAGCTAGAAGGCGAGCTGGATGCCAGACAAGCAGATGCGACAGATGATTTGCCGGGAAATAGATCTATTAATCTCACCCTGGCGGGCGAGCTGAACCTAGCGCAACCCGAATTTAATCAGAGAGACCTTAAGGTGGGCGCGCGCAGGATCACCACAGAAATTCCGGCGCCTCTTAATTTCAGCCTAAACACCGGGCCAGAACTTAAGCTAAACCTCGACTGGCAAGGGCTAAAAGTCGCGATCGATGGACATCATCTAAGCTGGCCAGCGATGCAGGAGATGGCTAACAAAGAGCCAAAAGCACAGCTAACCAGCGAGCAGACTCGCACGAGTTTTGGCGCAGGTCATTTTACCTTTAGCCCAGACAAACCGCTTGTGGCCGAGCTAACGAGCTTTAGGAGTGTCACTCACTCCCCTCATCTGAGGCTGCCAGAGGCCACAATGGCAGACACCTCAAAAATAGAGAGGGCAGCAAAGCCGCTGGAGCGCGAACTTACCGCGAGTGAATTTGTACTCGAAGCCGCGCAGCCACTGCGCCTCGATGCGCAAGCTCTGGTGATCCCCCCCGTCGGGTTAAAGGTTATTAAGCTGGCCGCCAGCGAGCAAAAAGCCGTTCAGGGAAAGGGCCAAGAACAGGCTCAAGCTCAGGTTAAAACCACTCAAGTTAAAACAACTCAAGTAAGAACCACTCGGGTCAATCTGGATGAGTTAAGCCTTGCCACCCAGAGCATAGCGCTAACGCCAGGAGCCACCAAGGCTGGCAAAGAAGCGGAAAGCGCCGCGGCGACACTATCACAGTCGACGTTATCACTGTCGCCAGATGCCCTGTTAGCCTCCCCTTGGCTGAGTGAGGTGAACTACCAGCTGACCAATCTCAAGGTGAGCGAGGAGAGTGTTCGCCTCAATAAATTGCGCCGCAAGACGCTGCTTAAACTGCCCAGCACCAGCCTGAGTCAGTCGCTGCAATGGCAAGGTGCCCTGCAAACTTCTGGCAGTTCAGGTACTAAGTCCTATTCAGGGCCTGTAGCTGAGCCATCAATAATTTTGATCCAATCTGAGCACGATGGCTTAGTAAAAGATCCGTCGCCAGGCTATCAACTCGCGACCGAAGAGCGGTGGAACCTGGATGGCCTGCCATTTTACAGCGAGCATCATCTTGCGCTGACTCACTCCCTTAAGCCCAGCCGTCTTACCGGAGAACTCACGCTAGCAAGCGATGCCAACGAGCTGATGAAGCGTGTAACCCATATGCAAGGCACAAGCCTAGAAAATCCCTTAATCGGCGATATCAATCTCACCAGCCAGCATAGCCTCAACTGGCGGGGCGATAAGATGGATTTTGCCTTTGCCTTGACCCCAGAGGTTAAGCTCAGTGAGGGTAGCTATAACGCCCTGCCGTTCGAGCAGGCAGAGTTTACCGGCCAATGCCAGTTAGATGGTGTCAAAGCGCCTCGCTCTCAAACGGCAAAGCTCGCTTGTGAGCCGCTGTCACTCAAGGTCGCCGCCTTCAATCCAGGGGTGCTGATCACCGACATCAACGCCCACGCCAAGCTCAAATTAGATCTGACCCAAGGCGAAATGGAAGCCGCACTCGGTGCTCAAACAGGTGCAGCCTTGGCGCTCAGCGGCGCCGATGTGAAGCTCGATGCCAGGGCCAACACCTTGGGGGGCGAGATCTTACTGCCTATCTTTAACCTGAACCTCGGCGCCCCCTCCTCCGCCTATCTGGTGCTGCAGGGGCTTGATCTAGAGCAGCTGCTCGCCGCCCAGCCCCAAACCGGCATCTATGCCGATGGCATCTTCGACGGCGTGCTGCCGGTGCAGCTCGAACATGGTCAGGTGAGCATCACCAATGGTCAGCTCGCGGCGCGGGCCCCCGGTGGCCTCATCAAGGTGGATGACAATCCGGCCGTGCTGCAGATGCGCCTGTCGCAACCCTATCTCGATTTCGCCTTCTCGGCCCTGGAGGAGCTGCACTACACCCAGCTATCCAGCAGTTTCGACATGGCCCCCAACGGCGATGCCCTGCTAAAAGTTCAGGTGAAGGGACGGGCCAAAGATATTGAACGTCCTATCCATTTAAACTACGCTCAGGAAGAAAATATGTTGCAGCTACTCAAGAGTTTACAAATCGGTGATAGACTGCAGACTGAAATCGAGCGGGCCATGGCCAACTAG
- a CDS encoding D-hexose-6-phosphate mutarotase, whose translation MGSVTVKKHPQGLEYVEVDTDLCQARIFMQGAQIDRFQPKGQAPLLWVSSADDYQPGSGIRGGIPVCWPWFGMHENPQWPQHGFARTRLWNLDSVQMQDQVVELKFSLTISDEDRQYWAHPSRVELIFTLSDSLSVSLINTNLGDTPFNLTQALHTYFPIEDIHQLKASGFSDARYIEFGEGPFEQEGEKVLFDRETDRVYTQLGDCQLLHTPQGIIEVRRDNSRSAVLWNPWIEKSKRLSRFNDQDYLTMVCLEAANVLEDRVELAPGESHTLSTHIRWQPQG comes from the coding sequence ATGGGTTCTGTAACCGTAAAAAAACATCCCCAGGGACTCGAATATGTCGAGGTCGATACCGATCTCTGTCAGGCACGCATCTTCATGCAAGGCGCCCAGATAGACAGGTTTCAGCCTAAGGGGCAAGCCCCGCTGCTCTGGGTATCGAGCGCCGACGACTATCAGCCGGGTAGCGGCATCCGGGGCGGTATCCCTGTCTGCTGGCCCTGGTTTGGCATGCATGAGAACCCTCAGTGGCCGCAACACGGTTTTGCCCGTACCCGTCTATGGAATCTAGATTCGGTGCAGATGCAGGATCAGGTGGTGGAGCTCAAGTTTAGCCTGACCATAAGCGATGAAGACAGGCAGTACTGGGCGCATCCAAGCCGAGTCGAGCTCATCTTTACCTTAAGCGATAGCCTAAGCGTCAGCCTGATCAACACCAACTTGGGTGATACCCCGTTCAATCTGACCCAGGCGCTGCACACCTACTTCCCTATCGAAGATATTCATCAGCTTAAGGCCAGTGGCTTTAGCGATGCCCGCTATATCGAATTTGGTGAAGGCCCCTTCGAGCAGGAGGGAGAGAAAGTGTTATTTGACCGGGAAACCGACCGTGTCTACACCCAGCTTGGCGACTGCCAGCTACTGCATACCCCACAGGGGATCATAGAGGTGCGCCGCGATAACAGCCGATCGGCGGTGCTGTGGAATCCTTGGATAGAGAAATCTAAGCGTCTGTCGCGCTTTAATGATCAGGATTATCTCACCATGGTCTGCCTTGAGGCCGCCAATGTATTGGAAGATAGGGTCGAGCTGGCGCCGGGTGAGTCTCATACCCTGAGCACTCATATCCGCTGGCAACCTCAGGGCTAA